TAGCTGGGACCTGCATAGAGCGTCGGGTCCCAGCGCCCGCACGTCGTGGCAATGGAGTTGCCTGACGCCGATGCATTGAAGCCATTCGCGCCCGCACTGCCGAGCGCAGTGGTGGGTGCACGGGAGCAGGCGTTGTCGACGACCTGCGCGCCTGCGTTCGCCGCCATGTCCGCCACGCTCTGCAACACGCGCCGCTGATAAAACACATTGCCCACATCGATAGCGGCAAGCGCCGCGACCGCTACCAGCAGCCAGAACGCCGCCAATACGCTCGCCACGCCGCGCTGCCGTTTGCGGCCGCGCGGCCCAGCTCTTCCTGGTGATGTCGGCAGGCGCATCATGTCAGTTCAACGCTCCACCGCCTAACGCGCCGCCGACTGTACCCACAGACGAATCCAGATGTTCCGGAATCGGATGGTCGAAGGACTTCAGATAACGCGCATACGCGGCACTCGCTTCCGCGCCCAGCATTGGCAGTGCGGGTGCCGCCAATTGACCGCTTCGCTGCAACGCGAGCATGCAGTGGGCGGCATCGCCGATCTGCATGACTGGTTGCAAAACAGGCTGCATGACTTGCGTGTCCGCATCCGGCTGCCCTACCTGAACCGCTGGCACTTCCCCTGCTTGCTCCTCGGGCTGCGCCGTCAGACGCGTCTGCGTCTGCGCCGACGAACTGGTGGCAATGGCCATCAAGCCCACCGCGGCAATCAATCCCGCACTCTGACTTATCACTCTGGCCCACCCTTGCCTCGTCCGATACTCATTCATAGTTCGTCTCTTCACCGTGCAACCAGTTGCGATTGATTGGCCGACATCGCGGCGGGTTGATCGTATGTCTGCGTCAGCGGCAATTGTGCGTTGAGTAGCGATTCGACCGTCTGCGGCGCGCGGGCCATAGGAACGCGTGCTTGTTCGGTTGTCACCGCCGCAACCTCGGCCGCTCGCGCGCGCATGGCTTGTGTCGAGGCCGCCGCGATGCGCTGCGCATCCGCGTGAATCGCC
This window of the Caballeronia sp. SBC1 genome carries:
- a CDS encoding DUF3613 domain-containing protein, with translation MISQSAGLIAAVGLMAIATSSSAQTQTRLTAQPEEQAGEVPAVQVGQPDADTQVMQPVLQPVMQIGDAAHCMLALQRSGQLAAPALPMLGAEASAAYARYLKSFDHPIPEHLDSSVGTVGGALGGGALN